A genome region from Thermococcus onnurineus NA1 includes the following:
- a CDS encoding DUF1616 domain-containing protein: MKLKDYWDLLTIITLSILLDLLIFYAPDSLLRKALGLAFVLFFPGYVFITALFPNRKELDNLERLALSFGLSIAIVPLIGLGLNYTPWGIRLIPILVSLTIFNIAFSIIAIYGRAKAFEPWIPWITLEDVKKELEWEESSKLDKALTVILIIAIITSIGTLGYVITHPKPGEAFTEFYILGPEGKAADYPTELRVGQEGRVIIGIVNHEHRNVTYYVQIWLVNLTWDSTTNTTIIYEMYPMPGWFNVTLPDVPVNIEGNWTPQFETNYTLSIDKPGQWQVWFLLFKDEPPELPPAPLDGNYAETDAKNLILEAINGTVQSLKLNVKVTS, from the coding sequence ATGAAGCTCAAGGACTACTGGGACCTGCTCACAATCATCACTCTCTCAATTCTGCTCGACCTTCTGATTTTCTACGCACCGGACAGCCTTCTCAGAAAAGCCCTTGGATTAGCCTTTGTACTCTTCTTCCCGGGCTACGTCTTCATAACTGCCCTCTTTCCCAACAGGAAGGAGCTCGACAACCTCGAAAGGCTCGCCCTCAGCTTCGGCCTCAGCATAGCCATTGTTCCACTCATAGGCCTCGGCCTCAACTACACCCCCTGGGGTATAAGGCTCATCCCAATACTCGTCAGCCTGACGATTTTCAACATTGCTTTTTCAATCATCGCTATCTACGGCAGAGCAAAGGCCTTCGAGCCGTGGATTCCATGGATAACGCTCGAGGACGTGAAGAAAGAACTTGAATGGGAGGAGTCGAGCAAGCTCGACAAGGCCCTCACGGTGATCCTGATAATCGCCATCATAACATCCATTGGAACGCTGGGCTACGTCATAACCCACCCGAAGCCCGGCGAGGCCTTCACGGAGTTCTACATTCTCGGGCCGGAGGGCAAGGCCGCCGATTACCCAACCGAACTGAGGGTAGGCCAGGAAGGTAGGGTTATAATAGGCATAGTGAACCACGAGCACAGGAACGTAACCTACTATGTCCAGATATGGCTCGTCAACCTGACGTGGGACAGCACGACCAACACGACGATAATATACGAGATGTACCCCATGCCGGGCTGGTTCAACGTCACCTTACCCGACGTTCCCGTCAACATCGAGGGCAACTGGACGCCCCAGTTCGAGACCAACTACACCCTCAGCATCGATAAACCCGGCCAGTGGCAGGTCTGGTTCCTCCTCTTCAAGGATGAACCGCCAGAGCTCCCGCCGGCACCGTTGGACGGGAACTACGCTGAAACCGATGCCAAGAACCTCATCCTTGAGGCGATAAACGGCACGGTGCAGAGCCTCAAGCTCAACGTGAAGGTGACCTCCTGA
- a CDS encoding TasA family protein: MRRREVVLSAALLLLVALAGLSSSLFTDIALSENNEISSGKFDIGISKDGERFYNGLKLFDFSDLMPGDEKTVTFYVKNRGDLEVSRITMTIYVNDLEDGALSPAEKEVDNTTERGELSGYLVITGLSVQHGGTTTDLTEVAGRTLRELDGKEIELFKGSLGEGEVLKIVMRIRFSPEAGNECQTDRVEVDMKINAEQ, translated from the coding sequence ATGAGACGTAGAGAAGTTGTGCTGAGTGCGGCCCTTCTGCTGCTGGTTGCGCTCGCGGGGCTCTCCAGCTCCCTATTCACGGACATAGCCCTCTCTGAGAACAACGAGATCTCCTCCGGAAAGTTCGATATAGGAATAAGCAAAGACGGAGAGAGGTTCTACAACGGCCTCAAGCTCTTCGACTTCTCGGATTTAATGCCTGGCGACGAGAAAACCGTAACCTTTTACGTGAAAAACCGCGGGGACCTCGAGGTTTCGAGGATTACTATGACCATTTACGTTAACGACCTGGAGGACGGTGCCCTCTCCCCCGCCGAGAAGGAAGTCGACAACACCACAGAGAGAGGCGAACTGAGCGGCTACCTCGTGATAACGGGCCTCTCGGTACAGCACGGAGGCACAACCACCGACCTGACGGAGGTGGCGGGCAGAACACTGAGGGAACTTGACGGGAAGGAGATAGAGCTCTTCAAAGGCTCCCTGGGAGAGGGTGAGGTGCTAAAGATCGTCATGAGGATAAGGTTCTCACCAGAAGCGGGCAACGAGTGCCAGACCGACAGGGTGGAGGTGGACATGAAGATAAACGCAGAGCAGTGA
- a CDS encoding glycosyltransferase family 4 protein, whose product MEKDRKSILIVSPYFYPEGGGLERYAFHMAKRLAKEHDVEVLCMTKGSESSEDMNGFRVCRIKPELIVSNTPIGLKFVVALAKRMKHKDLIIAHTPVPFAADVAAILSGIYDIPIRIVYHTVGLKKGARLLDFIAVIYMATLERLTLRRAMITSVSRSVWEYLKRKGYNSEISYPPMAHSLMEHCLLNLPVKRKNVILFVGQLGRYHRFKNLDLLLGAFSEVSSRYPGWELWIVGDGDMKPEYVSLVSKLGISQRVRFLGRINDPDDLARVYSTAKMLVLPSSFESFGMVVVEAQAFGVPVVISPNVGSKVFVLDGKTGTIMKTIKIESLEEALETLMSNPKRLRKMAILSRKFTQHRIRSSP is encoded by the coding sequence ATGGAAAAAGACAGAAAGTCTATTCTGATTGTCTCTCCATATTTTTATCCTGAAGGTGGGGGCTTGGAAAGGTATGCATTTCACATGGCCAAACGGCTTGCAAAAGAACATGATGTTGAAGTACTCTGCATGACTAAAGGCTCAGAAAGCAGCGAGGATATGAACGGATTTAGGGTATGCAGGATAAAACCGGAACTTATAGTCTCTAACACACCCATCGGGTTGAAGTTTGTTGTTGCCTTAGCCAAGAGGATGAAACATAAAGATCTAATAATTGCACATACTCCCGTGCCGTTCGCTGCTGATGTGGCTGCAATTCTCTCGGGGATATACGACATTCCGATCAGGATAGTCTACCATACTGTCGGCCTCAAAAAGGGAGCGAGGCTCTTGGATTTCATTGCTGTCATCTACATGGCCACGCTTGAGAGGTTAACGCTTCGGAGGGCGATGATAACTTCAGTATCCCGTTCTGTGTGGGAATATCTGAAAAGGAAGGGGTACAACTCGGAAATCTCATATCCTCCTATGGCTCATAGTCTAATGGAGCACTGTCTCCTAAATCTTCCCGTAAAGAGGAAAAACGTAATCCTTTTCGTAGGCCAGCTTGGGAGGTATCACAGATTCAAGAACCTTGATCTTCTTCTTGGGGCGTTTTCTGAGGTCTCATCACGATATCCAGGATGGGAGTTGTGGATAGTTGGGGACGGTGATATGAAACCCGAATACGTTTCCCTTGTGTCTAAACTTGGAATATCCCAGAGAGTACGGTTTCTGGGGCGGATAAACGACCCTGATGATCTAGCCCGGGTGTACTCTACAGCCAAGATGCTTGTCCTGCCCTCCTCTTTCGAGTCCTTTGGGATGGTGGTTGTGGAGGCTCAAGCATTTGGCGTTCCTGTTGTTATTTCTCCGAATGTGGGTTCGAAGGTGTTTGTTCTGGATGGCAAAACTGGAACTATTATGAAAACTATTAAGATTGAGTCATTGGAGGAGGCCCTTGAGACCCTGATGAGCAATCCCAAACGGCTTAGGAAAATGGCCATTCTCTCACGGAAGTTTACACAACACAGGATCAGATCTTCCCCTTGA
- a CDS encoding carboxypeptidase-like regulatory domain-containing protein, which translates to MNKCKKAQIFGLVLAFLILASVVPSFAPGFMTPVKAAGYITGISADTNYGGWVLFAGFEYFVNITINATQQTFANVTLYYIYQDGHNESVYSRVKPISTGSNTVLINSTDPGDIDPSYSKVPQDVERVTLVVYEYDIANGNIPYTGTIFEFNVRYPFTVVLQDIQSSVPYYNGTDWLNDKALEYIPFNMTVNVTYDPQLVNSSLITVPSSQIVNITLPDDSGPKVLQIIVNITDKTDPTLIQNNHGSAFVELSGGVNASDVVKVASTAGGYTYVNNSALTIYDWGLDYTYKVVPSATDDHTPYKYVPFDLYMNLTAVFAFGIVGVNDTASVVVTSDVVGGSNTTTMINGTAEIVIKNLIVDPADVTITFATHWEELYGDFTITGAPWNIYVSDYTVYYTGGSQNDDVFYVNVPATLNVEVQYNLTAVINSTPDYKILLNGNEIANGTFDVVNNFGSFEVNITPNEVGTITVVINDTTYHVSTTMDIPVKAWNVTSNYTVFNYGIYPDNVFYVSIPADLDISAQFTPLGIFLNSSVVVEVYDMNNNLLNTTVLPITDNFGSGTVLTNVEFNEPGYVLVKVYNDTYMVWTSYTIPIKDWGIYVSTTPANLTVGQTTDITVEVGESLQFPGSRNVNVTLELPDGYTETKTLTLEGPIAAGQGGYYGFVTFANITANSVGLAKIIVTDVLTGKTVTHYMLIEPSFTITNRYIEVTAMPVSSPVYAYLPNTLNIELQYKSKSGDYIFNEDINTEANVTIIDADGNVYTINYVPVKNGYVKFNYNIPVNGTNPIYIEAVDAYNASVVGVAMVSVETWNATFDFTTDGDVYQYVDNTLYVTVYVNGPSVPVDVTINGASVGSYSNGDVITVAIVDPQGTLTYNVEATYNGHVVGTGSYVIEPIIWNATIIVEPDMLYWGISDELHVSAEPTGNVPLIADDLNVDVSTNYGNASGAGAITILLTNPTDNVTGTVYVYYNGHLINSTAVSIPVESWDIIVQYTPTEFYYLPHGYANPPLMGNVTLSLPWDVASAANVGFEVSLPTLGIGGGSQGSNYFDIDFSWAPEKFVFNQSGVVQMIMMVFDPATNFTYFAQTYDIPIELALDATVSPQIAYVNVPFDLMVNVTSIAASPNITVTIDGTNYTATAYQNGVIVISDVVLEQNGIYTVVIHDNALNATITRALEVRDWHIEVTATPSNITAGSMYNVNFTIAFVDEMGDMVNITSMACLMLEFSNNSIIPSGFYTWMIPITEGHGAIVNAPIFAPVAGTFQIMVASKYGMKNDTETIMVNAPNPADLTYVYVNIRKEGSLEPPGEPVRLYWGIEIGGVKKYFPVYNPVYNADYSEGMFELYPQQPFNLYVIAVPSTINYPIVEEGQNYTWENVLQYVNETWYELNKTVTATSIDNGWSIMVNVSKYKVNLVNITKDIYNLQVTNVPGLIQIVPGSASVQGNAIFSGVTMETYHYEDFMRDLMAEPAEGATIITIEPNELALELLDDTMFKPTQAGEYFTFKAMLSITNAEEQFDAQWMPFEDWINNITFLNDTEKQEIIAEILASVGNVSELNGPVANETLDFHIDNMAIAYLEPTNATTDETGSAIFKVCTQATPDMTPEELITLMGAVDVWAAYDGLASNDIVVEFGGTSSISGDITDDSGNQVPGATVILKIWNGTTWVNATDFEGNVLTAVSAEDGHYAISNVPASVDGSKYMIVATKGNLTGYAYVTVYPFATSTADVKLRGTIETSGFAMYSERIANADTVYFIFNNLGTPDAFSTSQYIARTVPIDVRTKSVLADQFDFAQLTANDVLISVGGPLVNPVTAAYEDIAPVHMVVDGMITIVTPQGNFTWQPPTPWWNATKGYFIIQLFEDNSGALVVTIYGTDADSTAAGAYYFITQVSPNIDSYNGIRYIVGLWEDTEPGADVPLPGADLGDTSGFSAGDSITIVAEG; encoded by the coding sequence ATGAATAAATGCAAGAAAGCCCAAATTTTTGGCCTGGTGTTGGCATTTTTGATTCTGGCATCAGTAGTGCCAAGCTTTGCACCAGGCTTTATGACCCCCGTTAAGGCAGCGGGCTACATTACAGGAATTAGTGCGGATACGAACTATGGAGGCTGGGTATTATTCGCAGGTTTTGAATACTTTGTCAACATAACCATTAACGCAACCCAGCAGACATTTGCAAATGTGACATTGTATTACATATACCAGGATGGTCATAATGAAAGCGTTTACAGCAGAGTTAAGCCCATTTCAACAGGCTCCAACACGGTTCTCATAAACTCAACTGATCCCGGGGACATTGATCCATCTTACTCAAAAGTACCTCAGGATGTTGAAAGGGTCACCCTTGTTGTTTATGAGTACGATATTGCCAACGGCAACATTCCTTATACTGGCACCATTTTTGAATTCAACGTTAGGTATCCATTTACAGTAGTCCTTCAGGACATACAGAGCAGTGTTCCGTACTACAATGGAACAGACTGGCTCAATGACAAGGCTCTTGAGTACATACCTTTCAATATGACAGTCAATGTTACCTACGACCCACAGCTCGTTAATAGCTCTTTGATAACGGTTCCATCCAGCCAGATTGTCAACATAACTCTTCCGGACGATAGTGGTCCAAAGGTTCTGCAGATTATCGTAAACATTACTGATAAGACTGATCCCACACTTATCCAGAATAACCATGGTAGTGCATTCGTTGAGCTTAGTGGTGGTGTGAACGCGTCTGATGTGGTGAAAGTAGCATCCACTGCAGGAGGATACACTTACGTTAACAACAGTGCTCTCACTATATATGACTGGGGTCTTGATTACACATACAAAGTCGTACCCTCTGCTACTGACGACCATACTCCGTACAAGTATGTGCCATTTGATCTGTATATGAATCTCACTGCTGTCTTTGCTTTTGGCATAGTGGGGGTTAACGACACTGCAAGTGTAGTAGTTACTAGTGACGTGGTAGGTGGTTCAAACACTACTACCATGATAAACGGTACTGCTGAGATTGTCATTAAAAACCTCATCGTAGATCCGGCCGATGTTACAATTACATTTGCCACACATTGGGAAGAACTCTATGGTGACTTCACAATAACTGGAGCTCCGTGGAACATTTATGTAAGTGACTATACCGTATATTATACCGGTGGGAGCCAGAATGACGATGTGTTCTATGTAAATGTGCCGGCTACTCTCAATGTTGAAGTCCAATACAATCTTACGGCTGTTATTAACTCGACACCGGACTACAAGATACTTCTCAACGGTAATGAGATCGCTAATGGAACATTCGATGTCGTCAATAATTTTGGCTCATTTGAAGTTAACATAACCCCAAATGAGGTCGGTACGATTACGGTTGTCATAAATGACACTACATATCATGTTAGCACGACCATGGACATCCCTGTCAAAGCTTGGAACGTTACTAGCAACTACACAGTTTTCAACTATGGCATCTACCCAGATAATGTCTTCTACGTCAGTATTCCAGCGGATCTTGACATCAGTGCCCAGTTTACTCCTCTGGGAATTTTCCTGAACTCCAGCGTCGTTGTTGAGGTCTATGACATGAACAATAACCTTCTGAACACCACGGTACTACCAATAACTGACAACTTTGGAAGTGGAACTGTTCTTACCAATGTGGAATTCAATGAACCTGGCTATGTGCTCGTAAAGGTTTATAACGACACTTACATGGTCTGGACTAGCTATACTATCCCGATAAAGGACTGGGGCATTTACGTTAGCACAACACCTGCGAATCTTACTGTTGGCCAGACCACAGATATCACCGTCGAGGTGGGAGAGAGTCTCCAGTTCCCAGGAAGCAGAAACGTTAATGTTACCCTTGAACTTCCTGATGGTTACACCGAGACTAAGACCCTCACGCTTGAAGGGCCCATTGCTGCCGGACAGGGCGGTTATTATGGATTTGTGACCTTCGCAAACATAACCGCCAACAGTGTTGGCCTCGCCAAGATCATTGTCACCGACGTTCTTACTGGGAAGACCGTTACCCACTACATGCTCATCGAGCCCAGTTTTACCATAACCAACCGGTACATCGAGGTCACCGCCATGCCGGTCAGCAGTCCAGTTTACGCGTATTTACCGAATACCCTTAACATCGAGCTCCAGTACAAGTCTAAAAGTGGGGACTACATATTCAATGAAGACATTAATACCGAGGCTAATGTCACCATAATTGACGCTGATGGAAATGTCTACACTATCAATTACGTGCCTGTTAAGAATGGATACGTTAAATTTAACTACAATATCCCAGTTAACGGCACTAATCCGATTTACATTGAGGCTGTTGACGCATACAATGCTAGTGTAGTTGGCGTTGCGATGGTTTCAGTGGAGACATGGAATGCTACCTTCGACTTCACTACCGACGGCGACGTCTACCAGTACGTTGACAACACCCTTTACGTGACCGTTTACGTCAACGGCCCGAGCGTCCCGGTCGACGTTACCATTAACGGAGCTTCTGTTGGTTCCTACAGCAATGGTGATGTCATAACTGTCGCCATAGTTGACCCGCAGGGAACCCTCACCTACAATGTCGAGGCTACCTATAATGGCCACGTCGTTGGTACAGGTAGCTACGTCATCGAGCCTATCATCTGGAATGCCACCATAATCGTCGAGCCGGACATGCTCTACTGGGGAATCAGCGACGAGCTTCACGTCAGTGCTGAGCCCACTGGCAATGTCCCACTCATCGCGGACGATCTAAACGTTGACGTCAGCACTAACTACGGAAACGCCAGCGGTGCTGGTGCGATTACAATACTGCTGACCAACCCAACTGACAACGTCACCGGAACCGTCTATGTCTACTACAATGGCCATCTAATAAACTCCACCGCAGTTAGCATACCTGTCGAGAGCTGGGACATCATTGTCCAATACACACCAACAGAGTTCTACTATCTGCCACATGGGTATGCCAACCCGCCGCTCATGGGCAACGTGACCCTTAGCCTGCCATGGGATGTGGCCAGTGCTGCGAACGTGGGATTTGAGGTTTCACTTCCGACGCTTGGAATTGGAGGGGGCTCTCAGGGATCCAACTACTTTGACATAGACTTCAGTTGGGCACCTGAGAAGTTCGTCTTCAACCAGAGCGGCGTCGTCCAGATGATCATGATGGTCTTCGACCCGGCCACCAACTTCACGTACTTCGCCCAGACGTACGACATCCCAATAGAGCTTGCTCTTGACGCCACTGTGTCCCCGCAGATAGCCTACGTTAACGTGCCATTTGACCTTATGGTGAACGTCACCTCCATCGCGGCTAGTCCGAACATCACAGTCACCATTGACGGGACCAATTACACCGCAACTGCCTACCAGAATGGAGTCATTGTTATATCAGACGTTGTTCTTGAGCAGAACGGAATCTATACAGTCGTCATCCATGATAATGCCCTAAACGCCACAATAACTAGGGCACTTGAGGTTCGTGACTGGCATATTGAGGTAACCGCTACTCCGTCCAACATAACTGCCGGTAGTATGTACAACGTGAACTTTACAATAGCATTTGTTGACGAGATGGGTGATATGGTCAACATCACCAGTATGGCCTGTCTTATGCTTGAGTTCAGCAATAACAGCATTATACCAAGTGGTTTCTACACTTGGATGATACCCATCACAGAGGGTCATGGAGCAATAGTTAATGCACCTATCTTTGCTCCAGTTGCTGGAACCTTCCAGATTATGGTGGCTAGTAAGTACGGAATGAAGAACGACACAGAGACTATAATGGTCAACGCGCCCAACCCCGCTGACTTGACCTACGTCTATGTTAACATCAGAAAAGAAGGTTCCCTTGAGCCGCCCGGAGAGCCAGTTAGACTATACTGGGGAATCGAGATTGGCGGAGTCAAGAAGTACTTCCCGGTCTACAACCCGGTCTACAACGCCGACTACTCTGAAGGAATGTTCGAGCTGTATCCACAGCAGCCCTTCAACCTGTACGTCATAGCGGTTCCGTCCACCATTAACTATCCAATCGTAGAGGAAGGGCAGAACTATACCTGGGAGAATGTCCTCCAGTACGTCAACGAAACTTGGTACGAGCTTAACAAGACCGTTACAGCCACTTCGATCGACAATGGCTGGTCTATAATGGTCAACGTCTCCAAGTACAAGGTTAACCTCGTTAATATCACAAAAGACATTTACAACCTTCAGGTTACCAACGTTCCGGGACTCATCCAGATAGTTCCAGGGTCTGCTTCGGTCCAAGGTAATGCTATATTTAGTGGAGTCACTATGGAAACATATCACTACGAGGACTTTATGAGAGACCTCATGGCCGAGCCCGCTGAAGGCGCAACCATTATAACCATTGAACCCAATGAACTGGCCCTAGAGCTTCTTGACGATACTATGTTCAAACCAACTCAGGCCGGTGAGTACTTCACCTTTAAAGCGATGTTGAGCATTACCAACGCTGAGGAGCAGTTCGATGCTCAGTGGATGCCATTCGAGGACTGGATCAACAATATAACTTTCCTCAATGACACTGAAAAGCAAGAGATAATTGCCGAAATATTGGCCAGTGTTGGCAACGTCTCAGAACTCAACGGTCCTGTCGCCAATGAGACATTGGACTTCCACATAGACAATATGGCCATAGCTTACCTCGAGCCAACCAACGCTACCACTGACGAGACTGGAAGCGCCATCTTTAAGGTCTGTACGCAGGCCACTCCAGATATGACTCCGGAGGAGCTTATTACCCTCATGGGAGCAGTTGACGTCTGGGCTGCTTACGATGGGCTAGCCAGCAACGACATCGTTGTCGAGTTCGGTGGTACCAGTTCAATTTCAGGTGACATAACCGATGACAGTGGAAACCAGGTGCCAGGAGCCACCGTTATCTTGAAGATATGGAACGGCACTACTTGGGTCAACGCCACCGACTTCGAGGGCAACGTCCTCACCGCTGTCTCCGCCGAGGACGGACACTACGCCATAAGCAACGTCCCGGCCTCCGTTGACGGCAGCAAGTACATGATCGTCGCCACCAAGGGCAACCTCACCGGCTACGCTTACGTGACCGTCTACCCGTTCGCCACCTCAACCGCCGACGTCAAGCTCCGCGGAACCATCGAGACCAGCGGATTCGCGATGTATTCGGAGAGGATCGCCAACGCCGACACGGTCTACTTTATCTTCAACAACCTCGGAACGCCAGATGCATTCTCGACTTCCCAGTACATAGCCCGCACCGTCCCGATTGACGTCAGAACCAAGTCAGTGCTCGCTGACCAGTTCGACTTCGCCCAACTGACCGCCAACGACGTCCTCATCTCTGTTGGTGGACCTCTCGTCAACCCGGTCACCGCGGCCTACGAGGACATAGCCCCGGTCCACATGGTGGTGGACGGCATGATAACCATCGTCACCCCGCAGGGCAACTTCACTTGGCAGCCGCCTACTCCGTGGTGGAACGCCACCAAGGGCTACTTCATCATACAGCTCTTCGAGGACAACAGTGGAGCACTTGTAGTCACCATCTACGGTACTGATGCCGACAGCACCGCGGCCGGAGCCTACTACTTCATAACCCAGGTCTCCCCGAACATCGACAGCTACAACGGCATTCGTTACATCGTTGGACTGTGGGAGGACACCGAGCCCGGAGCTGACGTGCCGTTGCCGGGTGCTGACCTCGGAGACACTAGTGGATTCAGTGCCGGCGACAGCATAACCATTGTGGCCGAGGGTTGA